The following proteins are encoded in a genomic region of Grus americana isolate bGruAme1 chromosome 5, bGruAme1.mat, whole genome shotgun sequence:
- the FJX1 gene encoding four-jointed box protein 1 — protein sequence MKLARRAAPGPLPVLGLLLLGALPGLWTVLLRREAAAEQEPEPRSPAGPSPGRWGWRRSPAARGEPGGGGQKTFRALLAVPSAGREERGGEGRFAVPGSSTPADAASPVERGIFWSRELEEQVPPGFAAEEAAAWLSAARAARVASLEQGGCGRSSNRLARLSDGSRACVRYGINPEQIQGEALSYHLAGVLGMQERLPPMALALVEARGRQWEPVREELRGSHWAEGAVVSLTRWVDNLTAVVAPAPWGAEAGAGRRLQPLSAGELGGLPPSQLVELVQWSDLILFDYLTANFDRLVSNLFSLQWDPRVMRRATSNLLRAPDGGLVFMDNEAGLVHGYRLLAMWDPYNEPLLRSVCVFREGTARRVAELHRRRSAAAELRRRYRAREPLWARLGFLSERQAELLQARVDFVHRHIAHCRAQAAVL from the coding sequence ATGAAGCTGGCGAGGCGGGCCGCGCCGGGgcccctgcctgtgctggggctgtTGCTGCTGGGCGCCCTGCCGGGTCTCTGGACGGTGCTGCTGCGtcgggaggcggcggcggagcaggagccagagccacgctcgcccGCGGGGCCGTCCCCGGGGCGGTGGGGCTGGCGGCGCTccccggcggcgcggggcgagCCCGGCGGCGGTGGGCAGAAAACTTTCCGGGCGCTGCTGGCGGTGCCGTCGGCGGGccgggaggagcggggcggcgAAGGGCGGTTCGCTGTGCCTGGCTCGTCGACGCCGGCCGACGCCGCCTCTCCGGTGGAACGGGGCATCTTCTGGAGCCgtgagctggaggagcaggtgCCGCCGGGCTTCGCggcggaggaggcggcggcgtGGCTGTCCGCTGCCCGCGCCGCCCGCGTGGCCTCGCTGGAGCAGGGCGGCTGCGGGCGCAGCTCCAACCGGCTGGCACGGCTGTCGGACGGGAGCCGCGCCTGCGTCCGCTACGGCATCAACCCGGAGCAGATCCAGGGCGAGGCGCTCTCCTACCACCTGGCCGGGGTGCTGGGCATGCAGGAGCGGCTGCCGCCCATGGCCCTCGCCCTGGTGGAGGCCCGCGGGCGGCAGTGGGAGCCGGTGCGGGAGGAGCTGCGCGGCTCGCACTGGGCCGAGGGCGCCGTGGTCAGCCTGACTCGCTGGGTGGACAACCTCACCGCCGTGGTGGCCCCCGCGCCCTGGGGCGCCGAGGCGGGCGCCGGCCGGCGGCTGCAGCCGCTGTCGGCGGGGGAGCTGGGCGGCCTGCCGCCGTCGCAGCTGGTGGAGCTGGTGCAGTGGAGCGACCTGATCCTCTTCGACTACCTGACGGCCAACTTCGACCGCTTGGTCAGCAACCTCTTCAGCCTGCAGTGGGACCCGCGGGTGATGCGCCGCGCCACCAGCAACCTGCTCCGTGCCCCTGACGGCGGACTCGTCTTCATGGACAATGAGGCGGGGCTGGTGCACGGCTACCGCCTCCTCGCCATGTGGGACCCCTACAACGAGCCGCTGCTCCGTTCCGTCTGCGTTTTCCGCGAGGGCACGGCGCGGCGCGTCGCCGAACTGCACCGCCgccgcagcgccgccgccgaGCTGCGCCGCCGCTACCGGGCGCGGGAGCCGCTCTGGGCGCGCCTCGGCTTCCTCTCGGAGCGGCAGGCCGAGCTGCTGCAGGCCCGCGTCGACTTCGTGCACCGCCACATCGCCCACTGCCGCGCACAGGCCGCCGTGCTCTGA